In the genome of Cercospora beticola chromosome 2, complete sequence, one region contains:
- a CDS encoding uncharacterized protein (BUSCO:EOG09262UAS), with the protein MLQDYNSPFDATVVELLKAAGHLDHDVDIQGSMDEFGMGSHSQYAHEGPVKSLYSRGGIPLSPGGSSGGSAVAVAKGACEVALGTDTGGSVRLPAAYTGVLGFKPSYGRISRWGVIQYANSLDTVGILGRRVEKLEKTFSILDKYDARDQTSLSESLRQRIQSKSSRKTERLRIGIPIEYNIKELSPIVKKTYLDTLRMLRNAGHSLHAVSLPSTQSALSAYYVLAPAEASSNLAKYDGIRYGHRTGTTDASPHNNPPLPLYAKTRGEGFGEEVKRRILLGAYTLSSEAMDNYFIQAQRVRRLVQQDFDRVFALQNPLLDPTGKSLREEENTVDLLLTPTAPTLPPTIEELAKQSPLESYMNDVFTVPASLAGLPAISVPVPVPEAERAKREDTDIKTAGMQLIGQFGDDELVLRAAKQLHHELL; encoded by the coding sequence ATGCTGCAGGACTACAACTCGCCATTCGATGCAACCGTCGTGGAGCTCTTGAAAGCAGCTGGCCACCTCGATCATGATGTCGACATTCAAGGCAGCATGGATGAGTTCGGCATGGGGTCGCATTCGCAGTATGCGCATGAGGGTCCGGTGAAGAGTCTGTACAGTCGCGGTGGTATTCCGTTGTCTCCTGGAGGGAGTAGCGGCGGCAGTGCGGTGGCCGTTGCGAAGGGTGCTTGCGAGGTTGCACTGGGAACAGATACTGGAGGGTCTGTGAGATTGCCAGCTGCTTATACGGGTGTCCTGGGCTTCAAGCCATCGTACGGCCGCATATCGAGATGGGGCGTGATTCAATATGCCAACTCGCTGGATACTGTTGGCATTCTCGGGCGGCGTGtagagaagctggagaagacaTTCTCTATCCTGGACAAGTACGATGCGAGAGATCAGACGTCTTTATCCGAGTCCCTTCGCCAACGAATACAATCGAAATCATCTCGCAAAACCGAACGGCTGAGGATTGGCATTCCGATCGAGTACAACATCAAAGAGCTCAGTCCAATAGTCAAAAAGACCTATCTCGACACGCTCCGAATGCTGCGAAATGCAGGACACTCTCTCCACGCGGTCTCACTACCCAGTACGCAATCGGCTCTCTCAGCTTACTACGTCCTTGCCCCAGCCGAAGCTTCTTCGAACCTAGCCAAATACGATGGCATACGCTATGGACACCGTACTGGCACCACCGACGCGAGTCCTCACAACAATCCTCCACTCCCATTGTACGCGAAAACAAGAGGCGAGGGCTTCGGAGAAGAAGTAAAGAGACGAATCCTACTAGGTGCTTACACGCTAAGCTCAGAGGCTATGGACAATTACTTCATACAAGCACAACGCGTGAGGAGACTTGTACAACAGGACTTCGATCGTGTCTTCGCGCTGCAGAATCCATTGCTAGACCCCACGGGCAAGAGTCTtcgcgaagaggagaatACGGTGGATCTGCTCCTTACACCTACGGCTCCTACCCTGCCGCCGACAATCGAAGAACTAGCAAAGCAATCGCCGCTCGAAAGCTACATGAACGATGTATTCACGGTTCCGGCTTCACTTGCTGGATTGCCTGCCATAAGTGTACCAGTTCCAGTGCCCGAGGCAGAAAGAGCGAAGCGGGAAGACACAGATATCAAAACTGCTGGAATGCAGCTCATTGGGCAATTCGGAGACGACGAACTGGTGCTCAGAGCAGCGAAGCAGCTTCATCACGAGTTGCTATAA